In the genome of Delphinus delphis chromosome 15, mDelDel1.2, whole genome shotgun sequence, one region contains:
- the TRMT6 gene encoding tRNA (adenine(58)-N(1))-methyltransferase non-catalytic subunit TRM6 isoform X1, which translates to MEGSEEQPGPRPPHPGDHRIRDGDFVVLKREDVFKAVQVQRRKKVTFEKQWFYLDNVIGHSYGTTFEVTSGGSLQPKKKKEEPTSETKEAGTDNRNIIDDGKSQKLTQDDIKALKDKGIKGEEIVQQLIENSTTFRDKTEFAQDKYIKKKKKKYEAMITVVKPSTRILSVMYYAREPGKINHMRYDTLAQMLTLGNIRAGNKMIVMETCAGLVLGAMMERMGGFGSIIQLYPGGGPVRAATACFGFPKSFLSGLYEFPLNQVDSLLNGTFSAEMLSSEPKDSASVEESNGTLEEKQTSEQENEDSMPEAPESNHPEEQETMEIVSQDPDYKEPKERGSKKDYIQEKQRRQEEQKKRHLEAAALLSERNADGLIVASRFHPTPLLLPLLDFVAPSRPFVVYCQYKEPLLECYTKLRERGGVINLRLSETWLRNYQVLPDRSHPKLLMSGGGGYLLSGFTVAMDNLKADPSLKSSTSTLESHKTEEPAAKKRKCPESDSTFQKLL; encoded by the exons ATGGAGGGCTCTGAGGAGCAACCGGGCCCACGGCCACCGCATCCCGGGGACCACCGCATCCGCGACGGCGACTTCGTGGTGCTGAAACGGGAAGACGTGTTTAAAGCAGTGCAAGTCCAGCGGAGAAA AAAAGTAACTTTTGAAAAACAGTGGTTCTATCTGGATAACGTCATTGGCCATAGTTATGGAACCACATTTGAAGTGACCAGTGGAGGAAGTCTTCAGCctaagaagaagaaggaagagcctACTTCAG AGACCAAAGAAGCGGGCACTGATAATCGAAATATAATTGATGATGGGAAATCTCAGAAACTTACTCAAGATGACATAAAAGCTTTAAAGGACAAAGGCATTAAAGGCGAG GAAATAGTTCAGCAATTAATTGAAAATAGTACAACATTCCGAGACAAGACAGAATTTGctcaagataaatatataaaaaagaagaaaaagaa ATATGAAGCCATGATTACTGTTGTGAAGCCATCCACCCGCATTCTTTCAGTTATGTATTATGCAAGAGAACCTGGAAAAATTAA ccaCATGAGATACGATACGCTAGCCCAGATGCTGACGTTGGGAAATATCCGTGCTGGCAATAAAATGATTGTGATGGAAACATGTGCAGGCTTGGTGCTGGGTGCAATGATGGAACGAATGGGAG GTTTTGGCTCCATTATTCAGCTGTACCCTGGAGGTGGACCTGTTCGGGCAGCAACAGCATGTTTTGGATTTCCAAAATCTTTCCTCAGTGGTCTTTATGAATTCCCCCTCAACCAAGTGGACAGTCTTTTAAATGGAACATTTTCTGCTGAGATGTTATCTTCAGAGCCAAAAGACAGTGCTTCGGTTGAAGAAAGTAATGGCACACTGGAGGAAAAACAGACTTCAGAACAAGAGAACGAAGACAGCATGCCAGAAGCCCCAGAGAGCAATCACCCAGAAGAACAAGAAACAATGGAAATTGTCTCTCAAGATCCAGACTATAAGGAGCCtaaagagagaggaagcaaaaaGGATTAT atTCAGGAAAAGCAGAGGAGACAAGAAGAGCAGAAGAAAAGACATTTAGAGGCTGCTGctctgctgagtgaaagaaacgcAGACGG TTTAATTGTAGCTAGTCGTTTCCATCCCACTCCACTGCTGCTGCCTTTGCTGGACTTTGTGGCTCCTTCAAGGCCATTCGTGGTGTACTGTCAATATAAAGAG CCTCTGTTGGAATGCTACACAAAACTGCGGGAAAGAGGAGGGGTCATCAATCTCAGGCTGTCTGAAACCTGGCTCAGAAATTACCAG GTTTTGCCAGATCGAAGTCATCCCAAACTACTGATGAGCGGAGGTGGGGGGTACCTTCTCTCAGGCTTCACTGTTGCCATGGACAACCTTAAAGCAGACCCCAGTCTCAAATCTAGCACCAGCACTTTAGAATCACACAAGACTGAAGAGCCAGCAGCTAAAAAACGGAAGTGCCCAGAGTCTGACTCAACCTTTCAAAAATTGCTTTGA
- the TRMT6 gene encoding tRNA (adenine(58)-N(1))-methyltransferase non-catalytic subunit TRM6 isoform X2, which translates to MITVVKPSTRILSVMYYAREPGKINHMRYDTLAQMLTLGNIRAGNKMIVMETCAGLVLGAMMERMGGFGSIIQLYPGGGPVRAATACFGFPKSFLSGLYEFPLNQVDSLLNGTFSAEMLSSEPKDSASVEESNGTLEEKQTSEQENEDSMPEAPESNHPEEQETMEIVSQDPDYKEPKERGSKKDYIQEKQRRQEEQKKRHLEAAALLSERNADGLIVASRFHPTPLLLPLLDFVAPSRPFVVYCQYKEPLLECYTKLRERGGVINLRLSETWLRNYQVLPDRSHPKLLMSGGGGYLLSGFTVAMDNLKADPSLKSSTSTLESHKTEEPAAKKRKCPESDSTFQKLL; encoded by the exons ATGATTACTGTTGTGAAGCCATCCACCCGCATTCTTTCAGTTATGTATTATGCAAGAGAACCTGGAAAAATTAA ccaCATGAGATACGATACGCTAGCCCAGATGCTGACGTTGGGAAATATCCGTGCTGGCAATAAAATGATTGTGATGGAAACATGTGCAGGCTTGGTGCTGGGTGCAATGATGGAACGAATGGGAG GTTTTGGCTCCATTATTCAGCTGTACCCTGGAGGTGGACCTGTTCGGGCAGCAACAGCATGTTTTGGATTTCCAAAATCTTTCCTCAGTGGTCTTTATGAATTCCCCCTCAACCAAGTGGACAGTCTTTTAAATGGAACATTTTCTGCTGAGATGTTATCTTCAGAGCCAAAAGACAGTGCTTCGGTTGAAGAAAGTAATGGCACACTGGAGGAAAAACAGACTTCAGAACAAGAGAACGAAGACAGCATGCCAGAAGCCCCAGAGAGCAATCACCCAGAAGAACAAGAAACAATGGAAATTGTCTCTCAAGATCCAGACTATAAGGAGCCtaaagagagaggaagcaaaaaGGATTAT atTCAGGAAAAGCAGAGGAGACAAGAAGAGCAGAAGAAAAGACATTTAGAGGCTGCTGctctgctgagtgaaagaaacgcAGACGG TTTAATTGTAGCTAGTCGTTTCCATCCCACTCCACTGCTGCTGCCTTTGCTGGACTTTGTGGCTCCTTCAAGGCCATTCGTGGTGTACTGTCAATATAAAGAG CCTCTGTTGGAATGCTACACAAAACTGCGGGAAAGAGGAGGGGTCATCAATCTCAGGCTGTCTGAAACCTGGCTCAGAAATTACCAG GTTTTGCCAGATCGAAGTCATCCCAAACTACTGATGAGCGGAGGTGGGGGGTACCTTCTCTCAGGCTTCACTGTTGCCATGGACAACCTTAAAGCAGACCCCAGTCTCAAATCTAGCACCAGCACTTTAGAATCACACAAGACTGAAGAGCCAGCAGCTAAAAAACGGAAGTGCCCAGAGTCTGACTCAACCTTTCAAAAATTGCTTTGA